From one Bordetella genomosp. 9 genomic stretch:
- a CDS encoding Bug family tripartite tricarboxylate transporter substrate binding protein codes for MTPFRLAPLCRYARMLLMLATAAFGHATAYADGAYPNRPVRIIVPFSAGGSTDQVARTLAEGLGRLWNQPVIIENRDGASGMIGSRVVAESKPDGYTLLFGTQTTQSVVPGLFPRIPYDAQRDFVPVTELVSIAQLLSVPASSPFRTLQEFIAYAKAHPGALTFGGGVGATPHMTMELLMSRADIKLLGVPYKGSALAMNDLLAGRLDAMFDVIMTTLPHLRAGKLRALAVTSATRHPLAPEIPTVAESGYPDFVTDVWFGLFAVAGTPPEVIMKIADDSRKVMNDPQRSAMLTASGFRIIASDPADFARYVAAEDRKWRQVIRAANIKAE; via the coding sequence ATGACGCCTTTCCGTCTCGCACCTTTATGCCGTTATGCCCGCATGCTGCTGATGCTGGCCACCGCCGCCTTCGGCCACGCCACCGCGTATGCCGACGGCGCGTATCCCAACCGGCCGGTGCGCATCATCGTGCCGTTCTCGGCCGGCGGGTCGACCGACCAGGTGGCGCGAACCCTGGCGGAAGGCCTGGGCCGGTTGTGGAACCAGCCGGTGATCATCGAAAACCGGGATGGGGCCAGCGGCATGATAGGGTCGCGCGTGGTCGCGGAGTCGAAGCCGGACGGTTATACGCTGCTGTTCGGCACCCAGACCACACAGTCCGTCGTGCCCGGCTTGTTCCCCAGGATTCCCTACGATGCGCAACGCGATTTCGTGCCCGTGACGGAGCTGGTCTCCATCGCACAGCTGCTTTCGGTTCCGGCGTCGTCTCCCTTCCGGACCCTGCAGGAGTTCATCGCCTATGCGAAAGCCCATCCGGGTGCATTGACCTTCGGCGGCGGCGTCGGCGCCACCCCGCATATGACGATGGAGCTGCTCATGTCCAGGGCGGACATCAAGCTGCTGGGGGTGCCGTACAAAGGGTCGGCGCTGGCCATGAACGATCTGCTCGCCGGGCGCCTGGACGCGATGTTCGACGTCATCATGACGACGCTGCCGCACCTGCGCGCCGGCAAGCTGCGGGCGCTCGCGGTGACCAGCGCGACCCGCCACCCATTGGCGCCGGAGATTCCGACCGTGGCGGAATCGGGCTACCCCGATTTCGTCACGGACGTCTGGTTCGGCTTGTTCGCCGTCGCCGGTACGCCGCCGGAAGTGATCATGAAGATCGCCGACGACAGCCGCAAGGTAATGAACGACCCGCAACGAAGCGCGATGCTGACGGCGTCGGGGTTCCGGATCATCGCCAGCGACCCTGCCGACTTCGCCCGATACGTCGCGGCCGAAGACAGGAAGTGGCGTCAGGTCATACGGGCCGCGAACATCAAGGCGGAATAG
- a CDS encoding hydantoinase B/oxoprolinase family protein, translating to MATATHGSAGTPAQGDFDPIAVEVFTNRLLAITESMASNIMRASFSPQIKERRDFSVGMFDHAGRLIAQGTHIPVHLGSLMGSVEAVLARWRADQIEDGDVYICNDPYVAGGTHLPDISIITPVFVDGRLVAFAANIGHHSDVGGAVPGSTSAAARNMYEEGLRIPVMRVGRAHAIDDDLIGLVALNSRLPQERSLDLRVQIATNAKGTAAIRALIERMGGVAAFKGAVDGVLAYTLQRVRHRIAALPDERATFTAWLDDDGTGEGGRVPLTATVHRHDGRLVVDLAGSGPQSRGGLNVSESALRATVYYCVKAMLDPDLMANHGMADAIVIKAPAGSIVNPRPPAACGARTITCQRLAGAIIGALVSLVPRDRAIASSFDTMPTISFSGIHPATGAIYLSGETLGGGAGGRDAGDGMDAVHVHITNSRNLPTEILEHECPLFVEHYGLAVDSAGAGRHRGGLGIVRQVRALRDDTVFSTRSDSHLQGAAGAQGGGEGGRGKLIWNAGRDSEQPLPSKVKRLVLAKGENIRIETPGGAGFGDPATRACDALADDLIDGIITEDAARRLYGAALTDLALAAARGEAP from the coding sequence ATGGCTACCGCTACGCATGGATCGGCCGGCACGCCGGCACAAGGCGACTTCGACCCCATCGCCGTCGAAGTCTTCACCAACCGCCTCCTGGCCATCACGGAATCGATGGCGAGCAACATCATGCGCGCGTCCTTTTCGCCGCAGATCAAGGAACGCCGGGATTTTTCGGTCGGCATGTTCGACCATGCGGGCCGCCTGATCGCGCAGGGCACGCATATTCCGGTGCACCTGGGTTCATTGATGGGCTCCGTCGAGGCCGTCCTGGCGCGCTGGCGCGCGGACCAGATCGAGGACGGCGACGTCTATATCTGCAACGACCCCTACGTGGCGGGCGGCACGCACCTGCCCGACATCTCGATCATCACGCCGGTGTTCGTGGACGGCCGCCTGGTCGCCTTCGCCGCCAATATCGGCCACCATTCCGACGTGGGCGGCGCGGTGCCCGGATCGACGTCGGCGGCGGCGCGCAACATGTACGAAGAAGGTCTGCGCATACCGGTGATGCGGGTTGGGCGGGCGCACGCGATCGACGATGACCTGATCGGGCTCGTCGCGCTGAATTCACGGCTGCCGCAGGAACGGTCGCTGGACCTGCGGGTCCAGATCGCCACCAATGCGAAAGGCACCGCCGCCATCCGGGCCTTGATCGAGCGGATGGGGGGCGTGGCGGCGTTCAAGGGCGCCGTCGACGGCGTGCTCGCCTATACCTTGCAGCGGGTCAGGCACCGGATCGCCGCGCTGCCCGACGAACGCGCCACGTTCACGGCCTGGCTGGATGACGACGGCACCGGCGAAGGCGGGCGCGTCCCGCTTACCGCTACCGTCCACAGGCACGATGGCAGACTGGTGGTGGACCTGGCGGGCTCCGGTCCGCAGTCCCGCGGCGGGCTGAATGTCTCGGAGAGCGCCTTGCGCGCCACCGTGTACTACTGCGTCAAGGCCATGCTGGATCCGGACCTGATGGCCAACCATGGCATGGCCGACGCCATCGTCATCAAGGCGCCCGCGGGTTCCATCGTCAATCCCAGGCCGCCGGCCGCCTGCGGCGCGCGCACGATTACCTGCCAGCGGCTGGCCGGCGCGATCATCGGCGCGCTCGTCAGCCTGGTGCCCAGGGACCGGGCCATCGCGTCCAGCTTCGACACCATGCCGACGATTTCCTTCTCGGGCATCCATCCCGCCACGGGCGCCATCTACCTGAGCGGGGAAACGCTGGGCGGCGGCGCGGGCGGCCGCGACGCGGGCGATGGCATGGACGCCGTCCACGTCCACATCACGAACTCACGCAACCTGCCCACCGAAATCCTCGAACATGAATGCCCGCTGTTCGTCGAGCACTACGGCCTGGCCGTCGATTCCGCGGGCGCCGGACGCCATCGCGGCGGACTGGGCATCGTCCGGCAGGTCAGGGCGCTGCGCGACGACACGGTGTTTTCTACGCGGTCGGACAGCCACCTGCAGGGCGCGGCCGGGGCGCAGGGCGGTGGAGAAGGCGGTCGGGGCAAACTCATCTGGAACGCCGGCCGGGATAGCGAGCAGCCATTGCCGTCCAAGGTGAAGCGCCTGGTGCTGGCCAAGGGCGAGAACATCCGCATCGAGACCCCGGGCGGCGCCGGGTTCGGCGATCCGGCGACGCGGGCCTGCGACGCCTTGGCCGACGACCTGATCGACGGCATCATCACAGAAGACGCGGCACGCCGCCTGTATGGCGCGGCGCTGACGGACCTTGCCCTGGCGGCCGCGCGCGGCGAAGCGCCATGA
- a CDS encoding hydantoinase/oxoprolinase family protein: protein MMEPGKDSVRIGIDVGGTFTDFVMADVESGALSYFKVPSTPEDPSIAIARGTQDMLRHFSVAASRVSYFGHGTTVATNMVIERRGVRTGLITTKGFRDVLAIGRQTRPALYDHGVDKPAPLVRRRHRLEVNERMDAGGNPVSDLDEEELACRVRELVDEGIESLAIAFLHAYRNPEHEARARRIVERIAPGLHVSISHEVLPEFREFERTSTTVLNAYVAPRMRTYMERLRTRLAEAGVAAPPLTFHSNGGLMPLSTVERLPVLTCLSGPAAGVVGSAVIGAAAGISEIITFDVGGTSTDVSLITGGRPGFASDRLVAGYPVKMPMVDIHVVGAGGGSIACLDDVGALKVGPESAGAVPGPVAFAKGGTQPTLTDANIVLGRLNPRALLDGRMPVDRARAAAAIESGIARRIGVTVEEAAHGILRIATANMSRAIRAVSTEHGHDPADFTLLAFGGAGPLHAAEVARECGIGHVLVPHEPGTLCARGILLADVSRDFVRTQLCPLTDDSWRTVLDDLREMSRQGDEWLARERVPQANRRFYLHIDGRYRGQTHDIRVRLEALDESRTRFVDAFHAAHRAQHGHDNPDHPIEIVNCRVQAAGLMPKQTAPGSPVPASPAGVSAPASPPVHEERRVYFGADEGWIATPVYRRDSMAPGMALRGPFIIEEMSSTTVVLPGQGASIDTVGNIHIQA, encoded by the coding sequence ATGATGGAACCGGGTAAGGACAGCGTCCGGATAGGGATAGATGTGGGCGGCACTTTCACCGACTTCGTGATGGCCGATGTGGAAAGCGGCGCGCTTTCCTACTTCAAGGTACCGTCGACGCCGGAGGACCCGTCCATCGCGATCGCGCGGGGCACCCAGGACATGCTGCGGCATTTCTCGGTGGCGGCGTCGCGGGTGAGCTACTTCGGCCACGGGACCACGGTCGCCACCAATATGGTGATCGAGCGGCGGGGCGTCCGGACGGGACTGATCACCACCAAGGGCTTTCGCGATGTCCTTGCCATCGGCAGGCAGACCCGGCCCGCCCTGTACGACCATGGCGTCGACAAGCCGGCGCCGTTGGTCAGGCGCCGGCACCGCCTCGAAGTGAACGAGCGCATGGATGCCGGCGGCAACCCGGTCAGCGATCTGGACGAAGAAGAACTGGCGTGCCGTGTGCGCGAACTGGTGGACGAAGGTATCGAATCGCTCGCCATCGCGTTCCTGCATGCGTACCGGAATCCCGAGCACGAAGCGCGGGCGCGGCGTATCGTCGAACGCATCGCGCCAGGGTTGCATGTCAGCATCTCGCACGAAGTGCTGCCGGAGTTCCGCGAGTTCGAGCGCACGTCCACGACGGTGCTGAACGCCTATGTCGCGCCGCGCATGCGCACCTACATGGAACGGCTGCGCACGCGGCTGGCGGAAGCCGGCGTCGCGGCGCCGCCGCTTACCTTCCATTCGAACGGCGGACTGATGCCGCTGAGCACGGTCGAGCGCCTGCCCGTGCTCACCTGCCTTTCCGGCCCCGCCGCGGGCGTCGTCGGGTCGGCCGTCATCGGCGCGGCCGCTGGAATTTCCGAGATCATCACCTTCGACGTGGGCGGCACCAGCACCGACGTCTCCCTCATCACAGGGGGCCGCCCGGGCTTTGCATCCGACCGGCTGGTGGCGGGCTATCCCGTGAAAATGCCGATGGTGGACATCCATGTCGTCGGCGCGGGCGGCGGGAGCATCGCCTGCCTGGATGACGTGGGCGCGCTGAAGGTCGGTCCCGAAAGCGCGGGCGCGGTGCCCGGCCCGGTCGCATTCGCCAAGGGCGGAACCCAGCCCACGCTGACCGACGCGAACATCGTCCTTGGCCGGCTCAATCCGCGGGCCTTGCTGGATGGCCGCATGCCGGTGGACCGCGCGCGGGCTGCCGCCGCCATCGAATCGGGCATCGCCCGCCGCATCGGGGTGACGGTGGAAGAGGCGGCACACGGCATCCTGCGCATCGCCACCGCGAACATGAGCCGGGCCATCCGGGCGGTGTCGACCGAACACGGCCATGACCCCGCGGATTTCACGCTGCTCGCGTTCGGCGGCGCCGGTCCTTTGCATGCCGCCGAGGTCGCGCGCGAGTGCGGCATCGGCCACGTGCTCGTGCCGCACGAACCCGGCACCCTGTGCGCGCGGGGCATACTCCTGGCCGACGTGAGCCGGGACTTCGTCCGTACCCAGCTTTGCCCGTTGACGGACGATAGCTGGCGTACCGTCCTGGACGACCTGCGGGAAATGTCACGGCAGGGCGACGAATGGCTGGCCCGCGAACGCGTACCGCAGGCCAACCGGCGCTTCTACCTGCATATCGATGGACGATACCGTGGGCAGACCCACGATATCCGCGTGCGGCTGGAGGCGCTGGACGAAAGCAGGACGCGTTTCGTCGACGCCTTCCACGCGGCGCATCGCGCCCAACATGGCCACGACAATCCGGACCACCCCATCGAGATCGTCAACTGCCGCGTGCAGGCGGCCGGACTGATGCCGAAGCAGACTGCGCCCGGCTCGCCGGTCCCCGCATCGCCTGCCGGCGTGTCCGCCCCCGCGTCGCCGCCCGTGCATGAGGAGCGCCGCGTGTATTTCGGCGCGGATGAAGGATGGATCGCCACGCCCGTGTATCGCCGGGATTCGATGGCGCCGGGCATGGCCTTGCGGGGCCCCTTCATCATCGAGGAAATGAGTTCGACGACGGTGGTCCTCCCAGGGCAGGGCGCCTCCATCGACACCGTCGGCAACATCCACATTCAGGCTTGA
- a CDS encoding LysR substrate-binding domain-containing protein, which translates to MQLNPRQLEAFHKVMLTGSMTLAAELLKISQPAVSRLIRDLEATVSMRLFRREGNRLIPGAEARRLFQEVERFYRGIESVERVAQDLKSARIGTLRIASISALGLGFISEGIRRFSDAHPDVMVSLDVCPSQGVLELIGAGQVDIGYIGFLGVEYPGVDLYPHPNVDAVCVLPRDHPLARKKAVRIKDLQGQSIIMLRPASPLRMRVELALSAAGVSFDRSVETTFAHSACSMVAAGLGITIADPFTAGQLRDRRVVCRPIVPAIEYTFSMVLPAHQPRSTVVNDFRRAMDAMFSSP; encoded by the coding sequence ATGCAACTCAATCCGCGCCAGCTCGAAGCCTTCCACAAGGTCATGCTCACCGGCAGCATGACACTCGCGGCGGAGCTGCTGAAGATCAGCCAGCCCGCCGTCAGCCGCCTGATCCGGGATCTGGAAGCCACCGTTTCCATGCGGCTGTTCCGGCGCGAGGGCAACCGCCTGATACCCGGCGCCGAGGCGCGGCGGCTCTTCCAGGAAGTCGAGCGCTTTTACCGGGGCATCGAATCGGTGGAACGGGTGGCGCAGGACCTGAAGAGCGCGCGCATCGGGACGCTCAGGATCGCCTCCATCAGCGCGCTAGGCCTGGGCTTCATCAGCGAGGGAATCCGGCGCTTTTCGGACGCGCATCCGGACGTCATGGTGTCGCTGGACGTATGCCCGTCGCAAGGCGTGCTCGAACTGATTGGCGCGGGCCAGGTCGACATCGGCTATATCGGATTCCTGGGAGTCGAGTATCCCGGCGTGGACCTGTACCCTCATCCCAATGTCGACGCGGTCTGCGTACTGCCGCGCGACCATCCGCTCGCCCGCAAAAAGGCGGTGCGCATCAAGGATCTGCAGGGGCAGTCCATCATCATGCTGCGGCCCGCCAGCCCCCTGAGAATGCGCGTGGAGCTGGCGTTGAGCGCCGCGGGCGTCTCGTTCGACCGCTCCGTCGAAACGACCTTCGCCCATTCGGCCTGCAGCATGGTGGCGGCCGGCCTGGGCATTACCATCGCCGATCCCTTTACCGCCGGGCAGTTGCGCGACAGGCGGGTCGTGTGCCGGCCCATCGTGCCGGCCATCGAGTACACCTTCTCCATGGTGTTGCCGGCGCATCAACCGCGGTCCACGGTGGTGAACGATTTCCGGCGGGCGATGGACGCGATGTTCAGTTCGCCGTAA
- a CDS encoding transporter substrate-binding domain-containing protein, protein MFTRRTAAVTVVVLSAALQGCSSFDSTQEAYNASWKEQKAILIKQVLAPTGTLRVAVYRGSPTSLVQPTPKDPPLGVAYQLGQDFAKELGVPFTPKVYANDAEALQAIASNQADFALSTATPEWAQRMNFSPPFLEIEQGVLVLANSRLRVLDDLKKPVRLGVSAGGSGTAELRSLYPKARLVPVNTVADALDMLRANKIDGYAASKAVLFEMNDKLPGSRLLPGHWATERYAAAIPFGRGAGQDWISDFLQKELQQGRIQAAARRVNLRGIVTAN, encoded by the coding sequence GTGTTTACCAGGCGTACTGCGGCCGTGACGGTTGTCGTGTTGTCGGCCGCGCTCCAGGGCTGTTCGTCTTTCGATTCCACGCAGGAGGCGTACAACGCGTCGTGGAAGGAACAGAAAGCGATCTTGATCAAGCAGGTGCTCGCGCCGACGGGAACCCTGCGGGTGGCGGTGTATCGGGGCAGTCCCACGTCGCTGGTGCAGCCCACCCCCAAGGATCCGCCGCTTGGAGTTGCCTATCAGCTCGGCCAGGATTTCGCCAAGGAACTGGGCGTGCCGTTCACGCCCAAGGTCTACGCCAACGATGCCGAGGCCCTGCAGGCCATCGCCAGCAACCAGGCCGACTTCGCGTTGAGTACCGCCACGCCCGAATGGGCGCAGCGCATGAATTTCTCGCCTCCCTTCCTGGAAATCGAGCAGGGCGTGCTGGTGCTCGCCAATTCGCGGCTGCGCGTGCTGGATGACCTGAAGAAACCCGTCAGGCTGGGCGTGAGCGCCGGCGGTTCCGGCACCGCCGAGTTGCGGTCGCTCTATCCCAAGGCCAGGTTGGTCCCGGTGAATACCGTCGCCGATGCCCTGGACATGCTGCGCGCCAACAAGATAGACGGCTATGCGGCCAGCAAGGCCGTCCTGTTCGAGATGAACGACAAGCTGCCGGGCTCGCGCCTGTTGCCCGGCCATTGGGCCACGGAACGCTATGCGGCCGCCATCCCCTTCGGCCGCGGCGCGGGGCAAGACTGGATCTCGGATTTCCTGCAGAAAGAGCTACAGCAGGGCCGCATCCAGGCGGCCGCCCGGCGCGTGAACCTGCGCGGCATCGTTACGGCGAACTGA
- a CDS encoding autotransporter family protein produces the protein MTAPNAVLDTAGNPVIGGNGAAGTLTGGGGGGGGAALILLSGGTIQHAGALILGGRGGDANVGISGGGGSGGAGVFLLDGGGLFNNTGAIQGGQGGGSLTAAGGNGGAGVLANRGTISNSAVITGGAGGSTVNGVAALGGTGGDAIVANGTAITNEAAAQIAGGAGGSLSGAIGSAGPGGAGVRFINSGGSLVNAGTIVGGSGGSSPNFPPPSGGAGVIGQGGVAVTNSGTIVGGLDSFGQRANAIEFSGSNNRLTLLAGSTVVGNVVTSSGGLTPSSDVLALGGDTTDTSTTFDMGQLGAVGSGKAYQGFQRLEKTGASLWTLTGSSTDALSWTLRAGTLSAASDGALGDPAGSVVFDGGTLRYTGAVASTRSMEVLSGGGTLDTQQPVLLNGALLGSGALTKTGSALLILNGVSAYSGAFAVQAGGLVVGDSTHAGAVLPAAVTVANGARLGGQGTIGSVTVASGGIIAPGNSIGTLNVTGNLILANGSVYQVEVDSASSASDRIAVGGTASLGGSVVHIGPDGNFSTARDYVIVTAAGGLTGSFQNVASNYAFLDPQLSYGANAVTLRMQLKQVPGNGGNGGNGGNGGTGGNGGNAGNGGAGGTGGNGTGNGGDGGGDAGNGGTSPGDNANGGNGGNGNGGGTRPIRFADAAATGNQRAVANAVQTLPQDNAVYTRVLNLPVGAPPAAFDALSGEVHASAIAVLQGIADTVATLPMDHLRANLYAGQVPGAPTAQRDAGTSPRADGAALPRSAAQPLWAQVFGNWRTLAGGGGAGRLRDSDGGLFVGGDLAVGGGWRLGGALGYTDSHASVHDRSSTADVDSYSATIYGGKAFQAGPGQIEWTAGAAYTWHDIDTRRDTAAAGLDQDLKASYHAGTAQVFTELGYRIAMTDAIALQPFAGVNYSDLRTRGFAESGGTAALDGEGERSAVTTTTLGLRGEARFESAGMPGRVHAMAGWRHAFGDLDPNTTMAFGDSVPFTVAGTPIAEDAAVVALGIDMRVTRSTTVGVAYNGQFGGGNRQNAGSLNVAWRF, from the coding sequence ATGACCGCGCCCAACGCCGTCCTCGACACGGCCGGCAATCCGGTTATCGGTGGCAATGGCGCCGCCGGAACGCTGACGGGCGGTGGCGGAGGCGGGGGTGGCGCCGCCCTGATCCTGCTATCGGGCGGCACCATCCAGCACGCCGGCGCTCTCATCCTGGGCGGCAGGGGCGGCGACGCCAACGTAGGGATCAGCGGGGGCGGCGGGTCCGGGGGCGCGGGTGTATTTCTGCTCGACGGCGGCGGCCTGTTCAACAACACCGGCGCCATCCAGGGTGGACAAGGCGGCGGCTCCCTGACCGCGGCCGGGGGCAACGGCGGCGCGGGCGTACTCGCCAACCGCGGAACGATCTCGAACAGTGCCGTGATCACCGGCGGCGCGGGCGGCTCGACGGTGAACGGCGTCGCCGCGCTGGGCGGCACCGGCGGCGACGCCATCGTCGCCAATGGCACCGCCATCACGAACGAGGCTGCCGCGCAGATCGCCGGAGGCGCGGGAGGATCCTTGTCCGGTGCCATTGGAAGCGCAGGTCCTGGCGGTGCCGGCGTGCGCTTCATCAACAGCGGCGGATCGCTGGTGAATGCCGGAACCATCGTCGGCGGCAGCGGCGGATCATCGCCGAACTTTCCGCCGCCCAGCGGCGGCGCCGGCGTCATCGGGCAAGGGGGCGTCGCGGTCACCAACAGCGGCACCATCGTCGGCGGCCTGGACAGCTTCGGCCAACGTGCCAATGCCATCGAATTCAGCGGCTCGAACAATCGCTTGACCTTATTGGCCGGTTCCACCGTCGTGGGCAATGTCGTGACCAGCAGCGGCGGCCTGACGCCGTCGTCCGACGTGCTGGCGCTGGGCGGCGACACGACCGATACCAGCACGACCTTCGACATGGGCCAGCTCGGCGCCGTGGGCAGCGGCAAAGCCTACCAGGGCTTCCAGCGCCTGGAGAAGACGGGCGCCAGCCTGTGGACCCTGACCGGCAGCAGTACCGATGCGCTGTCGTGGACGCTGAGGGCCGGCACATTGTCGGCCGCTTCCGACGGCGCGCTGGGCGACCCGGCCGGCTCCGTGGTGTTCGATGGCGGCACACTACGCTACACGGGCGCGGTGGCCTCTACGCGTTCCATGGAAGTGCTGTCCGGCGGCGGTACGCTGGACACGCAACAACCCGTGCTGCTGAACGGGGCACTGCTGGGCAGCGGCGCGTTGACCAAGACGGGCTCGGCCTTGTTGATCCTGAACGGCGTCAGCGCGTATTCCGGCGCGTTCGCCGTACAGGCGGGCGGGCTCGTGGTGGGCGATTCGACGCATGCCGGCGCCGTGCTGCCTGCCGCGGTTACCGTGGCGAACGGCGCCAGGCTGGGCGGGCAGGGCACGATAGGCAGCGTCACGGTCGCTTCGGGCGGCATCATCGCGCCGGGCAACTCCATCGGCACCTTGAATGTCACGGGCAACCTGATCCTGGCGAACGGCTCGGTGTACCAGGTGGAAGTCGATTCGGCCTCGTCGGCCAGCGACCGGATCGCGGTGGGCGGGACGGCAAGCCTGGGCGGCTCGGTCGTGCATATCGGTCCGGACGGCAACTTCAGCACGGCGCGCGACTACGTCATCGTGACGGCGGCGGGTGGCCTGACCGGGAGCTTCCAGAATGTCGCCAGCAACTACGCCTTCCTGGATCCGCAATTGAGCTACGGCGCCAACGCCGTCACGCTGCGCATGCAGCTGAAGCAGGTGCCGGGCAACGGCGGCAATGGCGGTAATGGTGGCAATGGCGGTACCGGCGGCAACGGTGGCAACGCGGGGAATGGTGGCGCCGGCGGCACCGGTGGGAACGGCACCGGCAATGGCGGCGACGGTGGCGGCGATGCCGGCAACGGTGGCACCAGCCCTGGCGACAACGCCAACGGTGGAAATGGCGGCAACGGCAACGGCGGCGGCACCCGGCCGATCCGTTTCGCCGACGCCGCGGCCACCGGCAACCAGCGCGCCGTCGCGAACGCCGTGCAGACACTGCCGCAGGACAACGCGGTCTATACGCGCGTCCTCAATCTGCCGGTGGGCGCGCCGCCCGCCGCCTTCGATGCCCTGTCGGGCGAAGTCCACGCCAGCGCCATCGCGGTGCTGCAAGGCATCGCCGATACGGTGGCGACCCTGCCCATGGATCACCTGCGCGCCAATCTTTACGCGGGGCAGGTCCCGGGAGCGCCCACAGCGCAACGCGACGCCGGCACATCCCCGAGGGCCGATGGCGCCGCCTTGCCGCGCTCGGCCGCCCAACCGCTATGGGCGCAGGTATTCGGCAACTGGCGCACGCTGGCGGGCGGCGGCGGCGCGGGCCGCCTGCGCGATTCCGACGGCGGGCTTTTCGTGGGTGGAGACCTCGCGGTGGGTGGCGGCTGGCGCCTGGGCGGCGCACTCGGCTACACGGACAGCCACGCATCCGTGCACGATCGTTCGTCCACGGCCGACGTCGACAGCTACAGCGCCACGATCTACGGCGGCAAAGCCTTCCAGGCAGGTCCGGGACAGATCGAATGGACCGCCGGCGCCGCCTATACCTGGCACGACATCGATACGCGCCGCGATACGGCCGCGGCCGGGCTCGACCAGGACCTGAAGGCCAGCTATCACGCCGGCACCGCCCAGGTCTTCACCGAACTGGGCTACAGGATCGCCATGACCGACGCGATCGCGCTGCAGCCGTTCGCCGGGGTGAACTACAGCGACCTGCGCACGCGTGGCTTCGCGGAATCCGGCGGCACGGCCGCGCTGGACGGCGAAGGCGAGCGCAGTGCCGTCACCACGACCACGCTCGGCCTGCGCGGCGAGGCCCGCTTCGAGTCCGCCGGCATGCCGGGCCGCGTGCACGCCATGGCGGGCTGGCGCCATGCCTTCGGCGACCTGGACCCGAACACCACCATGGCGTTCGGCGACAGCGTCCCGTTCACCGTGGCGGGCACGCCCATCGCGGAGGATGCGGCGGTTGTGGCACTGGGGATCGATATGCGGGTGACCCGGTCGACCACCGTGGGCGTCGCCTACAACGGACAGTTCGGCGGGGGCAATCGGCAGAACGCGGGCAGTTTGAACGTCGCCTGGCGGTTCTGA
- a CDS encoding CsbD family protein, with the protein MLSHERWQPRPDETLPHAGTAVAEQPACARTPRLPRTAQGCCLNPYVRRITMLEKAEGTAQKWAGKAQDAIGEVTGDAGTQIKGKARELAGRTQESYGDALNMVRDCASSNPIATVAVAVGAGLLLGAMLSSRR; encoded by the coding sequence ATGCTGTCGCACGAGCGGTGGCAGCCGCGTCCAGATGAAACATTGCCGCACGCCGGCACGGCTGTTGCTGAACAACCGGCCTGCGCCCGTACGCCGCGTCTTCCACGCACGGCGCAGGGTTGTTGCCTGAACCCCTATGTAAGGAGAATCACAATGCTGGAAAAAGCTGAAGGTACCGCGCAAAAATGGGCCGGCAAGGCGCAAGACGCCATCGGCGAGGTCACCGGCGACGCCGGCACCCAGATCAAGGGTAAGGCACGCGAACTGGCCGGGCGCACGCAGGAATCCTATGGCGATGCGCTGAACATGGTGCGCGATTGCGCCTCCAGTAATCCCATCGCCACGGTGGCGGTGGCTGTCGGCGCCGGCCTGCTGCTGGGTGCCATGCTGTCGTCGCGCCGTTAA